The DNA window ATCGTCTTCGATAATATATCCATTCTTCTTGTTAGCCCAATGAATAAGCGTTTGCCGTTGTTGAATGGACATACTTACCCCGATTGGACTTTGATGGGAAGGTGTTACATAGATGACCTGTGATTTCATTTGTTCTAATTGTGAAAAATCAGCGCCTGTTTCATTAACTGGTAAAGTCTCAAGTTCAAAGCGATGGAATTGAAATGCTTCCCTGGCTCCATCATACCCAGGATCTTCTACGATAACGCTTGAGAAATCTTCCCTCAGAATATGTCCAAGATGGATAAGCATTTGTTGTGTACTACTGCCGATAATAATGGCATTTGCATCTGTTTTCACCCCACGAGATTGGAGTAAGTATGTAGCAATTTGTTCACGTAGGCACATCTCACCGAAGGGGTCCCCGTATAGATAGCTTTCCTGTAACGTTAATACTTGATTGGAAATCCTCCTCCAAGTTTTTAAAGGGAAATGTGCTTGATCTACGGCTCCTGCTCGAAAGTCAATGAGGACAGGTGCCGTCGCCTCTTTTTGCTTTTTATTAGAATAGATTAACGGTTCTTGAAATGAAAACGGCTCTATTTCATTTACAAAATAACCTCTTCTCCCTTCTCCGCGAATATAGCCTTCCGCTACAAGCAGATCATAAGCTGTTAATGTTGTATTACGACTTATATGAAGAGATTCTGCAAGCTGACGAATGGAGGGTAACTGTTCATCAGTCGGTATATCTCCTCGCTCAATAAGTAATTTTAGCTGCTCGTAAATTTGTTTGTATTTTGGGGAGTCATCCTTAAAAGGAAAAATGATGTTTTTCATGAAGACCTCCTTTGACATGTTTAATTATTTATAATTGTACCTTTCTGGATGTCAGTTTGTATAATACTATTAACTCAGATCGTACACAATATTACAAATCAAGGAGGAGCACAATCATGTATATACCTAAATATTATAAAGTGACAGATGCAGATGAAATTAGAGAATTTGTTCAAAAGACCTCATTTGGAACGATGGTTACAACCAAACAAGGCAAACCAATTGCGACTCATTTACCTTTGAGTTTTAGTAAAAAAGAAGAAGATTACTATATAACTGGGCATATGGCTTATGGGAATCCTCAATGGCGAACATTCGAAACCTGTGAGGAAGTTCTCGTTATGTACCAGGGACCGCATGCTTACATTTCTTCTTCTTGGTACGAGCATGAAAATGTTCCAACATGGAATTATCAGGCTGTGCATGTCTATGGCACAGCTAGTATTTTGACTGAAGAAGAGTTGCAACAAGAACTTACAATGATGCTACAAAAATATGAAAAACATCGTGAGAATCCAGTATTGTGGGAAAAACTTTCTCCACAAGTTTTAGAAAAAGAAATGAAAGGTATCGTTGGATTTAAAATTAAAGTGAAAGAAATTCAAGCCGCCTATAAATTAAGTCAGAATCGTAATGAGAAGGATTATCTTAACATCGTTGATAAACTACATGAGGAAGAAGATATAAACTCTCACCAGATGGGAAAAGTGATGGAAAAGAGATTAAAAAGCTAAGGATAATCGTGCTTAATAACATAAGAGTTCATTTTTCGTACAATTTAAAAATGAGGACCTAGTTCTGTTAAAACAATAACAAAAGAAATTGTTAATCAATGAAGAAGCGCTTGATATGTAGGTATTTAAAAGAATTTGGTCTCTATTTATTAAACTACTGTTTTTTGTAGGCAATTGATTGTAGTGGAAGACGGCGACTCCAGCGGGAATAGCGTGAGCTGAAGGCCCCGCAGGAGCGAAAGCGACGAGGAGACTGAAGCCATGCCCGCGGAAAGCGTCCGTCTGGAACGGAAATCAATATTGGAAAAGGGACCATCTCTAAGTCATTATATGACTATAGGGACAGCCCCACTTTATTAATTTGCATTAAATCTTTTTTTATTACCTAATATATCCATTTATCCGAGATTTAGATTCTGCACTTATTTCTTCTTGCAAATTTTCAATGCTCTTTTTACGTCGTTCGTTTTTCTCTTGTATTGCAGCAAGTTCTTCCCCTTCTGCGAATTCCATTGCTGCTTCTGCTGCTTCCATATTCCGGATGGTTTTCTTTAGTCTTTCTTTATTATCCGCCGAATCATTTGGTCCTGGTGCGTGAATAGACATTATTTTTCCTCCTTCAAATGATTAGAATCTTTCATGAAATATTGTTCCCAAGATCATTAAAACTATTGAAGGATTATATTTCTAACTGCACCTTTCCAATGAATAAAAATGGTGTGCTTTTACCATAGTAAGGTCGTATTGATTTCTAGAATCTAAGGAGGACTTTGCAGTGGTAGACCACACACAAATGAGTTGGAAAGAAGATAATGTCATTTCTCAATTGCACAATTCTGTGGATAATGTCACGATGGCTGTAGGGCAAGCTCTAACGAATCCCACAGAGCAGTCTATTCAAAATGCACACAATATGATCGAACGTGCAGAGCGCTCGGTCATCATGGCTCTCGAGAGTAGAGGGGAATTGGAGCCTATTAGTTCACTTCAGGAGAAGTTGAATCAAAGCAAAGAGAAACTAAACACAGTGCATTAGTTTAGATATATAATTTCTGAGCGTTTTTAAAAGTAGGATCTATTCAATTAAGCACTTGTTTCTTAGAAGAATATATTTTGTACAAAAATCCGCGAAAAACCTGCGGAAAGCGAGTGGATTATTGTCGTTTAAATGCACTTAAAAATGAGTTTAATTCTTAATTGAATTAGGCTCATTTTTATTATTGTATCCTAAACTAGTATGAGTTATAAAAACATACTAAATAACCCGTCTTTAGAGCTAGGCAAGTAATCAGTAATATTTTCATTACATAATCATAGCTCCTTCTTTTTTGGGCAACCTAAGATAGAAAAAGATGCATGAGGTGATTTTCATGATAATTGAAAGGTCAACTGAGTGGAAAGAAGGTCTCGTGAATAGATTAGAAAATATCGAACCATGGGATAATTGGACGCTTTATAAGATGAGTTACGAAATAGTGAATGATAACCTGATTACCGAATTTTCTGGTCTTCAGTCTCCTAAATACTTACCAAACCTTACTCCCCTTAGTCATCAATTGGAAGTGGCTGAGACGGTCATCGAAAGGATGAATGGAAAAGCAATTCTTGCAGACGAGGTGGGTCTTGGTAAAACTATTGAAGCAGGGTTGATATTAAAAGAATACCTCATTCGAGGGCTTGTAAAAAAAGCGTTAATTTTGGCTCCGGCTTCTCTTATCAATCAGTGGGTCGAAGAATTGAACTACAAATTTTATATTCCCGCAATTCCTTATAAAAAAAACTACCAATTAGACCATTACGATGTAGTAGTAATGAGTATGGATACGGCAAAAAAAAGCCCACATAAAGAACTAATATATGCGCAAGATTATGACATGATCATCATTGATGAGGCACATAAACTAAAAAACCATAAAACCAAAATTTATGAGTTTGTTCAAAGTTTAAAGAAAAAGTTTTGTCTGTTGTTAACTGCTACTCCGGTTCAAAATGATGTGTTTGAGCTATTTTATCTTATCTCTTTATTAAAACCGGGGCACTTAGGTAATTACGAGACGTTTCAATCCTCGTTTTCTGCCAGTAAACACAGTTTAGAACACGATGAATATTTAAGGGAATTAGTTAATCAGGTGATGGTCAGAAATAGAAGACAGGATACTGGAATTGAGTGGACAAATCGTCGTGTTCAAATAATCCCAATCCAATTTTCGGAAGCGGAAAAAGAAGTGTACGATTTGATTTTAGATCTTAAAAATATTTCGCCTGTTTTTTCGGGAGCCTTCTCTATGATTACACTACAAAAGGAAATGTGCAGCAGTAAGGAAGCAACTGCCTTGACTTTAGAGAAGATGCGCGAAAAATGTGAGAATCCAGATGAGATGGATCACGTTAATGAAATTATACAGAAATTGATGGCGCTAGAAACAAATTCAAAAGCAGAAAAGGCTTATGAAATTATTTCTCAAGCAAATGATAAGGTTATTATCTTTACAGAATATCGAGCCAGTCAAACCTATTTGCAATGGTATTTAAATTCTAAAGGAATCACCAGCGTTCTCTTTAACGGGAAATTTAACAAAAATAAACGAGATTGGATGAAGCGTTTATTTAAAGAACAGGCCCAGGTGTTAATTGCAACAGAATCGGGAGGGGAAGGAATTAACCTCCAATTTTGTCACCATGTCATCAACTATGATTTACCATGGAATCCAATGAAGTTAGAACAACGAATTGGACGTGTTCACCGGTTAGGGCAAGAACATGATGTTCATATTTACAATTTGGCTATCGATAACACCATTGAAAAGAATATTTTGGACTTGCTTTACGTAAAAATCGATGTATTCGAAAAAGTAGTGGGTGATTTAGACGATATCTTATCAACTTATAAGAAAACTATCTGATCAGAAGCAATAGGGGCATTCAAAGGAGGATGTACATGTTCCCAAACCAAGTTCATGGTTATTTACTTAAATTTTTTAATGAAAACAATTGTCCTATTTTGACTAACACGGACCACTACATTACCGTCCAACTAACAGTTGATATGGATAAAAAAATTATGAACCGTCCATTTTATTGGAAGTATTTAGAAAGCACAGATGGTGTTCCAGATCCAGCACAGTTAACTTTCATCACTGATCAAAATAAGCTAGATGGAGCCACTAAAGGGGAAGTAATCCATTTTGGTTCTCCTCGACTTAATCAACTGTTTCAAGCAACGAAAGAACTTGGCGCATTTGTGCAAATGTATGAAAGGGTATCAGATAAGTTTGAATCGAGACCCATTTTAACTCCTTGGCTAGGTGTGAATTATAAAATATCGTACTACAGCGATCAAACGAAAGAAATGCTCTATTCTCTAGGGATTAACTTAATGACAGGTGATTTAACAGATGATTTTCAGGAACTGTTAAGCAGAGTGGATTTGGTATCTATCAGGTCAGAATATGTATTTCATTTACCATATATAATAAAGCCCATTCGTGCCCTAGAGCGATTAGATACAGCAATTGAAAGCATCGTACAACAAGATGATCATACATGGGCAGAAGAAGCAAAAAGAAGATGGCAAAAGGACCTGGAAGTATTAGAATACTTTTATGAAGGCGTAGAAAACAAGCCAGAATGCTACGAGATGGAGAAAAAAGCATTGGAAGAACAATACGAGGCAAGAATTAAAATTGAAGTGATAAATGGTGGATTATTTTATATGAAATAAATTTGTTGTTTGCACCTGTGATTAAGCACAAAATTTTTCATGTGGAGTTAATACAACACTAGTATCAATATCACTTGTTTAGAACTCGTAACGAAGGGTAATAATGTGTAACTAATACAATACAACTTAGATTTTATTGTAATAAATGTAACTACTGCCTATTTGTCATTGAATCATTATGAAAACAGTTTAAAGGAGGAAACTATGCCAAACATCGGTGTACCAGGTTTAATAATTATTCTTATAATTGCTTTAATCGTCTTCGGCCCATCTAAACTACCTCAGTTAGGAAAAGCGGTTGGACAAACATTAGCAGAATTTAAAAACTCAACAAAAGAAATTATGGACGAAGTGGCAGAAGATTTTAAACTAGATGACAAAAACGCAGAAACTAAAAAGAAAAAATAATATGAGAAGCCAACTATTGTATATGATAGTTGGCTTTTATTTTGTTTATGAATTTGTATTGGAATTTGGTTTATAGCATGCACGTTTTAAGTGAATTATCTTCAAATATTATAAAGAAACTTCAATCTCTCTAAAATATATAGGTTGAATGACTAAAATTGATTAAATATGTATATCCTTTTTTTAGAACTTGGCAGTATGAAAATGGATACATGAATATCATTATTTTTTAGGAGATGATGTAAATGACGGAAAAACAGAAAAACTATACACGAAGAGACTTTTTAAAAACGACAGGGATTGCTACCGGTGCTTTAATTGGTGGGGGAGTAATTGGTGGATTAGTTGGGTTTAATGCAAATAAGACAGATCAAGGTTTGTCTAATGTAGCGACTCCAGAAAAGCATGCGATGCAAGTGAGTCAAGGGTTTCAGTTCTTCCGAAATAAGAAAGATTTTGACATCCTTTCAAATGCTACGGAACGGATTTTTCCGAAAGATGATTTAGGACCAGGTGCAATTGATTTAGGGGTTGGTTATTTTATTGATCACCAATTAGCGGGGCAATACGGAAGTAATACGAAAGAATATATGCAAGGCCCGTTTGCCGTAGGTGCTCCGACGCAAGGATATCAGAGTCGCTTGACCCGAGCGGAACTCTTTAAGCAAGGGATAGCGAAATTGGAAGAAGAAGCTAATAATAGATTTAAAAAAGGATTCCTTGAACTGGAAGGAAAGCAAATGGATGAGATATTAACTGCTTTTCAAAATGATGAAGTAGCAATGGTAGGGACTACCTCTTCATTTTTCTTTCGTTTGCTACGAACTGCGACATTAGAAGGTGCATTTTCTGACCCAATGTATGGTGGAAATAGAAATATGGGTGGATGGAGAATGAAGGGATTCCCTGGTCATCAAATGGCTTATGCTAATGTAATTGAAAGTGATAAATTCCAAAAAATTGAGCCAATGTCGCTTGGACAAATGTAAGAAGAGAGAGGGGTATTATTTATGGCTACTACATTACCAAAAGTAGATGTTGTTACAGTAGGGATAGGTTGGGTAGGCGGCATTGTTGCAGCAGAATGTGCAAAAGCAGGATTGAAAGTTATTGGTTTAGAGAGAGGGGAAACGCGAGGGACAGAGGACTATCAAAAAGTACATGATGAATATCGTTATGCAGTTCGATATGAATTAATGCAAAACTTATCGAAAGAGACGATTACGATACGAAATCATCGAAAAATGCCTGCATTACCAATGCGTCAGATGAGCTCCTTTTTACTAGGTTTGGGATTAGGGGGATCTGGAACCCACTGGAATGGTCATAACTGGAGATTTTTACCTTATGACTTTCAAATAAAGACGATGACAGATGAAAAATATGGTCCTAATAAATTGTCAAAGGACTATTTGTTGCAAGATTGGGGAGTTACTTACGACGAATTAGAACCATACTTTTATAAGTTCGAACAGACTGCTGGAATTTCTGGAGAAGATACGAATCCGTTTTGGGGAAAAAGAGCGCAACCATTCCCTACTCCACCGATGAAAAAGACACCGATATTAAAGAAATTTGAAAGTGCAACCCAAAAATTAGGATATACGCCATTTATGTTACCTTCCGCAAATCTTTCAGAACCCTATACAAATCCAGATGGGCAAGCGATAAATGCTTGTCAATATTGTGGTTTTTGTGAGCGATTCGGTTGTGAATATGGTGCAAAGACTTCACCTGAAATAACCGTCGTCCCAACTGCTATGAAGACAGGGAACTTTGAAGCAAGGTTTCGTTCCAATGTAGTGGAAGTAATAAAAAAAGGAAATAAAGTAACAGGTGTAAAATATTTGGATACTCTTTCTGGAGAGGAATTTATACAACCAGCAGAAGTAGTAGTTTTGACTAGCTACGTTATGAATAACGCAAAACTTCTTATGGTTTCTAACATTGGGGAACAATATAATCCTGATACAGGTAGAGGGACATTAGGGAAAAATTATTGTTACCAAATACTCCCTGGGGCAACAGGTTATTTTGAAGAACAGATGAACACGTTCATGGGTGCAGGAGCACTTGGCATGACGATTGATGATTATAATGGGGACAACTTTGATCATAGTGATTTAGATTTTATTCATGGTGGTAGTATTTCTCTTACGCAAACGGGATCAAGACCTATTGAAACGAATCCAATTCAACGTGATACGCCAACATGGGGAGCAGAATTCAAAAAGAATTCGATATACAATTTTACTCGTACATTAGGAATTGGAACCCAAGGTGCATCCATGCCACATAAAGAGAATTTTCTTTCTTTGGATAGTAATTACAAGGATGCATATGGTCTACCGCTTCTACAAATGACTTATAACTTTACGGATCAAGATAGAGCTTTGCATAAGTATATAACGGAAGTATGCACAAACATAATGAAAGAGATGGGTGCGAAAACTGTAGAAGGTAAAAATGTTATAACGGATTACGATATTGTGGGTTACCAAACGACTCATAATACTGGTGGAACTATTATGGGAAGCAGTCCTGATAACAGTGTCGTGAATAAGTATTTGCAGCATTGGGATGCAGAGAATTTATTTGTAATCGGTGCAGGGAATTTTCCTCATAATGGTGGCTATAATCCTACCGGAACAGTAGCTGCACTAGCTTATCAGAGTGCGGATGCAATTATAAAATATAGTAAAACAGGCGGTTCACTCGTTTAAGTTGGATTTTTTTAGCGTAAATTTTTATGAAT is part of the Psychrobacillus sp. FSL H8-0483 genome and encodes:
- a CDS encoding PLP-dependent aminotransferase family protein, with protein sequence MKNIIFPFKDDSPKYKQIYEQLKLLIERGDIPTDEQLPSIRQLAESLHISRNTTLTAYDLLVAEGYIRGEGRRGYFVNEIEPFSFQEPLIYSNKKQKEATAPVLIDFRAGAVDQAHFPLKTWRRISNQVLTLQESYLYGDPFGEMCLREQIATYLLQSRGVKTDANAIIIGSSTQQMLIHLGHILREDFSSVIVEDPGYDGAREAFQFHRFELETLPVNETGADFSQLEQMKSQVIYVTPSHQSPIGVSMSIQQRQTLIHWANKKNGYIIEDDYDSEFRYTQKPFPALASIDSARVLYLGNFSKAFLPGIRLSYMVLPQTLLNRYKNQFLHFESTTSLFGQLAMAKFMEDGEWIRHIKRMRLVYKRKMQHLVSALIEQFDQHISIIGEQSGLYVLVKVHMKHSEEWLIERASFYRVKVYPTSLYFIKNNTDEPIIKLGFSNLSVDEIQLGVELLKKAWT
- a CDS encoding FMN-binding negative transcriptional regulator produces the protein MYIPKYYKVTDADEIREFVQKTSFGTMVTTKQGKPIATHLPLSFSKKEEDYYITGHMAYGNPQWRTFETCEEVLVMYQGPHAYISSSWYEHENVPTWNYQAVHVYGTASILTEEELQQELTMMLQKYEKHRENPVLWEKLSPQVLEKEMKGIVGFKIKVKEIQAAYKLSQNRNEKDYLNIVDKLHEEEDINSHQMGKVMEKRLKS
- a CDS encoding small, acid-soluble spore protein tlp — protein: MSIHAPGPNDSADNKERLKKTIRNMEAAEAAMEFAEGEELAAIQEKNERRKKSIENLQEEISAESKSRINGYIR
- a CDS encoding SNF2-related protein, giving the protein MIIERSTEWKEGLVNRLENIEPWDNWTLYKMSYEIVNDNLITEFSGLQSPKYLPNLTPLSHQLEVAETVIERMNGKAILADEVGLGKTIEAGLILKEYLIRGLVKKALILAPASLINQWVEELNYKFYIPAIPYKKNYQLDHYDVVVMSMDTAKKSPHKELIYAQDYDMIIIDEAHKLKNHKTKIYEFVQSLKKKFCLLLTATPVQNDVFELFYLISLLKPGHLGNYETFQSSFSASKHSLEHDEYLRELVNQVMVRNRRQDTGIEWTNRRVQIIPIQFSEAEKEVYDLILDLKNISPVFSGAFSMITLQKEMCSSKEATALTLEKMREKCENPDEMDHVNEIIQKLMALETNSKAEKAYEIISQANDKVIIFTEYRASQTYLQWYLNSKGITSVLFNGKFNKNKRDWMKRLFKEQAQVLIATESGGEGINLQFCHHVINYDLPWNPMKLEQRIGRVHRLGQEHDVHIYNLAIDNTIEKNILDLLYVKIDVFEKVVGDLDDILSTYKKTI
- a CDS encoding YqhG family protein, producing MFPNQVHGYLLKFFNENNCPILTNTDHYITVQLTVDMDKKIMNRPFYWKYLESTDGVPDPAQLTFITDQNKLDGATKGEVIHFGSPRLNQLFQATKELGAFVQMYERVSDKFESRPILTPWLGVNYKISYYSDQTKEMLYSLGINLMTGDLTDDFQELLSRVDLVSIRSEYVFHLPYIIKPIRALERLDTAIESIVQQDDHTWAEEAKRRWQKDLEVLEYFYEGVENKPECYEMEKKALEEQYEARIKIEVINGGLFYMK
- the tatA gene encoding twin-arginine translocase TatA/TatE family subunit → MPNIGVPGLIIILIIALIVFGPSKLPQLGKAVGQTLAEFKNSTKEIMDEVAEDFKLDDKNAETKKKK
- a CDS encoding gluconate 2-dehydrogenase subunit 3 family protein encodes the protein MTEKQKNYTRRDFLKTTGIATGALIGGGVIGGLVGFNANKTDQGLSNVATPEKHAMQVSQGFQFFRNKKDFDILSNATERIFPKDDLGPGAIDLGVGYFIDHQLAGQYGSNTKEYMQGPFAVGAPTQGYQSRLTRAELFKQGIAKLEEEANNRFKKGFLELEGKQMDEILTAFQNDEVAMVGTTSSFFFRLLRTATLEGAFSDPMYGGNRNMGGWRMKGFPGHQMAYANVIESDKFQKIEPMSLGQM
- a CDS encoding GMC family oxidoreductase, with translation MATTLPKVDVVTVGIGWVGGIVAAECAKAGLKVIGLERGETRGTEDYQKVHDEYRYAVRYELMQNLSKETITIRNHRKMPALPMRQMSSFLLGLGLGGSGTHWNGHNWRFLPYDFQIKTMTDEKYGPNKLSKDYLLQDWGVTYDELEPYFYKFEQTAGISGEDTNPFWGKRAQPFPTPPMKKTPILKKFESATQKLGYTPFMLPSANLSEPYTNPDGQAINACQYCGFCERFGCEYGAKTSPEITVVPTAMKTGNFEARFRSNVVEVIKKGNKVTGVKYLDTLSGEEFIQPAEVVVLTSYVMNNAKLLMVSNIGEQYNPDTGRGTLGKNYCYQILPGATGYFEEQMNTFMGAGALGMTIDDYNGDNFDHSDLDFIHGGSISLTQTGSRPIETNPIQRDTPTWGAEFKKNSIYNFTRTLGIGTQGASMPHKENFLSLDSNYKDAYGLPLLQMTYNFTDQDRALHKYITEVCTNIMKEMGAKTVEGKNVITDYDIVGYQTTHNTGGTIMGSSPDNSVVNKYLQHWDAENLFVIGAGNFPHNGGYNPTGTVAALAYQSADAIIKYSKTGGSLV